The Mastomys coucha isolate ucsf_1 unplaced genomic scaffold, UCSF_Mcou_1 pScaffold3, whole genome shotgun sequence DNA window AATTTTCATTTCCTCCCAGTAGCATTGGCCACCCCTGCCTCCCACTCTAGACCCATTCCTAAAACCCAGGAGGTAGGCTGGGGGAAGAAGGACCAGGTGGGATCCAGTTTTGTGTGGTTGGTTTTTATTATCTGGATAACAGCAAGCaactgaaaataaagagaaagagagacatgggGTTCTCTGGCCTGTCGCACCTCAGTGGGTAATAACCAGATCTCCTGACCCCAGGTTAGCCGGCAGAGCTGCTGCGTAAGTTAGGGACCCCAGCTGATCCCAGGTTAGCCGGCGGAGCCGCTGCGGGCATTCCTCATCCACGCAGGCTTGGGCCCAGGCTGTTGTCCTCACAGGCACCTGGTTAATAGCAAAGAGCCAAAGTGGCTGAGGTCTGGAGGGGTTCCCTGGCCAGAAAGGAGGGCCCCACCAGTCACCCAACAATACACAAGTGGCCTGGGGACCGGGACAGCGCAGGAGGGCTTCAGGAGTGAGTGCTGACTTGAGGCAGGAGACTCACAGGCACCCAGCCTCTCCTCCAGTAGCAGCACCTGGTCACTGAGGGACTCGATCCTGTCACCCCGGCCCCAGAGCTCAGCCACCTGTTCAGGCCGCAGCTCTTCAGGTGGTATGGGCAGCACCGCTCGAACCCAGGCCCCAGCCTGTGTGGCCCACTACAAAGGAAAGTGGTACCTTAGGATGCTGGCAAGGCCCCGGGAACACTGGCAACCATGCCTCTCCCAGCTGCTCACCTGCTCCAGCCTCTCCAGACGTCCACGGAGCTCTGCAACCTCCCACCTCAGGGctcgctcctcctcctcctcctcctcctcctcctcctcctcgctgCCTGCTTCCCTAACTAGGACAAAGGAGAAACGGAGGGTGGCCTCCCCCCGCTGCACAGACCAGGCCCACCCCACATGTGTCCCACACGCACCGGCCACACTGAGGACGCTGGCACTTGTCGAGGACTCCGGAGGCCCCCCTGCACAGGTTCGTCCATCGGGACCCAGCACCAGGGGGTGCGGACAGCTGCACTTGAAGCTGCCCAGTGTGTTGAGACAGCCGTGAGAGCAGAGGGTAAAGCTGGCCCTGCACTCATCAACATCTAGTTAccagaaagaggagagagctgAAGGGGGCAGGATGCCAGGGCAGAGCGATCTCggtcccagcacccacccccattgcccatgtgtgtgtatatgtgtgcgtgtgcacagtggcggtgtgtgtggtggtgggggggaccATCCTGCTTACCCACGTGGCAATGCTTCCCTCCCCAGCCTGGGGCGCACTCGCACTGGTCTGGTCCGGTGCAGACACCTCCATTAAGACAAGACTTGGAGCAAATGGCTGGGGTACATTtgagaagagagtaaagacccaGACACAGGGCCAGCTCCCCATCATACCTCCCACAGCCTAAAGCCCCAGCCTCACCTTCACAGGTGAGAGCTCCTGGGTGTGGCTTCTTCCAGCCCTGGCAGCACACCACGTGTGTCTGCTGTACGTCCCGCCTCACCTCCCGCCAGGCCACGCGGTACGTGGTCCTAGAACACAGAAGCAGGCTCAGAATTCTAGGTACCCATCCTGGGCTTGGCTCTTGGGATCCCTTTGAGAGACCTGGCAGCCCAAGGGCTTCACCTCTCACCTGTAGGTGCTACATATGCGCCTTCCAGCACACAGGGTCAGGTAGGGTTTGTACACCGGTTGACTGTAGGACTCATTGTAACGGAGCGGAACTAGCAGCGTCTGCTTGGAGCACACTCCCAAACTGCAGGCACGcaggggaggaggtggaagacGGGGAGTGTACGACCCTCAGCACCTCACACGGCCGAGACCAGGCACTTCCATCCACCCCTGCATCTCTCTCGCCTTCATTCTGAACTTTCAATTGTCTTCTGCCCCATGCCAAACCCAGTCCCAGCAAAGACCTCCCCTGCGGCCCTCCCCATTGGTTGTCACCTTTCTTTGAAAGATCCTCCTTTGGCCCCTTCACCTATCAGTACCAGGAGGAATGAGAGTCCTCGTAGGAAAATGCACGTTTCAGCCCAGGGCCCCATAGCTCTCTCACTTGAGGGCTGCAGGCAAGCGATTATCgagctcttcctttctccttggcTCCCTAGGCGAGGCCCTCCTGAAGCAATCTGAGGTCAGGACATTGACTTTTCTGAGGCCACTCACATGGTCTGCAGTGGCCTGCACACCTAACCAACATGCCCAGCCAGTATCAAGTCACGGTCCCACCATCCTCAGCCAGGTTCACACTAATCCACTCTcagtgctcatggccagccttcCTGCACATCCCTTGCGCACTGCCTTCACAAATGTACACCCCTTACACCCCAACCCAAGCATCCTGAACACATCTCTCTCTCAGAAGCCCTCCCCCTCACTGGTCCGCACCGCACCGGAAGCTGACttcccctccctacctccccactTCTCCTCTTCCTACCTGTTTTCCTGGACTGCAGCTGCAGCAGCTCCGGCAGCAGCAGCTTACACTGGTGGGTGGGCCTCCCAGGCTGAGAAGATGCAAAGGGGCTGTACCACACAGCAGCCTCCCTCTCACTAGCTCCTCAGACTCAGGCTCAATACACCCTGCCTTCCTCACCTCCTCTGCAGTCAAGTGCCGCTCGGGCAGGATCTCCGCAGCTTTCGGAGGCCCCCACATTATGGATCCCAAATCAGAAGTTTCCGGCTCAAATAGCaaccactcccccacccccttcagcCTAAGAGTCTGTGGGATAACgtgaggacagggagagagggcgGGAGACAAAGCAAGAGCAGGTCATGGCCAAGTAGGCCAGATCAGCTGAGGAAAGAAAGCGGCCGTCACAGAAGGGCAGGGGCAGCCCAAGGCGCCAAGGGGAAaactgtctccatctctccatggCATTTGTTGGGGGCTGAGGGACAAGCCAGAACAGACAGGGCCCTATTGTCTCAGCCTAAATTCCTCGTCCCAGGCAAGGGAGACTCACTGTACAGCCCCTCACCCAGTCCTGGCCTCCAAAGGTCAAGGGGGATGACACATGTCCACCCTGACCCTCTGCCCCCTCGTCTAGTCTGGGGGTGGCAGGCCAACCTTACCCATGAGGCTGAGGCCCAAACTGGCAGAGCCTGGAGCTTAGCCCCCTAACCTTAGGCTGGGACAGGGAGAGAATTGTCCTCAGCAGGAAAGAACCCACAGAGGCAGGAACCCACACAGAATGGGCATTGAGAGGAAGGGAAAACCACGGGCTCTCCACCCCAGTCCGAGCATCCGGGCATCCAGCCCCAGGCTCTCCATCCCCCATCCTCTCAGGCGGAGCCCAGGTCCCCGTCACCTGGGAATAAGCCAAGCCACACTGAGGAAATGGaacttttatttctataaatacagGGACCACCCGCTCAAGGGTAGTTAAAAGAGGGGCTGGGGCCTCAAAGAACCTAGGCTCCCAGGGGATACCCCAACACTGATCATAGGGACTGGGGGATCCCCAAACCTGAGATGGGCCTTGCAGGCCACAGATATTCCCCAACACTGACACTTCAAAAGTGGAACTGTCCCCATAGGGGAGCCTCAGAACCCCCTCTTACGGGTGCCCCTCTTGGTGGGGAGGCTGGCCACAGGGACGTTGAGAAAAGAGGAGACACAGGGACAACAGAAGCTAAAAATGTCCTGAGTGGCCTGGAAGAAGACCCCTGAGGTGGGCAGGGCCTGGGTTCTCCTCCGGTACAGCCAGACCCGgagaagcaacagcagcagcagcagcagtgaagcCACAGTTAAAAACCTGGCACTTGCTTCCCAACCTCAGCCatggcagaaagggagagagcgTGGAGACGTCCCCAAGTGAGGACATGAGGTAGGGGACCAGGACCTGTCATTcacagaggagcagaggggaggagtGTTCAGGGAaccctggtgggggtggggcagtgtgGGAGCAACAAGGAGGTCACAGGCATGCCAGAGCCTGGCATCTGCTTCCCAAGGCCACCCCTTGATCTCTGGGCTGGGGAATTCCTGGAGACCCCTGAGGACATCTTCAGGAGAGCCACGGCTCAATACAAGTATCGTAGAGCGTGCGGTTGGAGTGCCAGGTGGTGTGAGAGATTCCAGCCATGGGACATCTCACGATGGCCCCCCGGGCCAGGAGAGTCTTCAACCCAAAAGAATCTCGAAGATATACCTTCAAGGTGGGACCAGGGCCATGGAAacatggaagagagagagccaggagtGAGACACTGCTGGTGTCCGGAccagcctctccctcccctccccagccccccatgATGCAGACCCTTCAGGAATCAGAGGCAGAAAGAGCTCCAGAGTGAGTGGagacaaagggagggagaaggcaagTTTTGGAAGGGGCTTACCGGCTGCTCCTCCATCTCCAACACTGTCTCATTGGCATCATAGAAACCAAAGAAGCTACAAAGACATGAGCACAGAGGATATCAGgagaaccaaaaaaataaatgggCATTAGTGCcccacagagactcacagcccAGGGAGACAGGCGGCATAGAGCACACTCAGAATCTTTAAGGGGAGCTGGCATGGTGACACTCTTGAAGGCCAAGTATGAAGAGTGTGAcccatagtgagctccaggccagacctgcctcaaacaacaaaaagctaAGAACAATTCATAATTAAAAGAAGTTAAGCCccatgtgtggtggcacacgcctttaatcccagcacttgggaggcagagtttgagaacagcctggtctacaaagtgagtccaggacagccaggactctgttacacaaagaaaccctgcctcgaaaagccaaaataaacaaatgataaaaatagaatCTAAGGCCTGAACTGGTTCCGAGGTTAACAGTGTGTGGCTGCTCCTCCAGGCGACTCAGGCTCAATCACAGCACCCACGTTTGTAGACCCAGTTGCAGGCCATCCATGCCATCCCGTGGCTTCCCTGGatataggcatgcatgtggtacatagatgcacatgcaggcaaaccacttgtgcacataaaattttaaataaaataatcgccaggtggtggtggtggcggtggtggcgcacacctttaa harbors:
- the Egfl8 gene encoding epidermal growth factor-like protein 8 isoform X1, giving the protein MWGPPKAAEILPERHLTAEEVRKAGCIEPESEELVRGRLLCGTAPLHLLSLGGPPTSVSCCCRSCCSCSPGKQIASGGPRLGSQGERKSSIIACLQPSSERAMGPWAETCIFLRGLSFLLVLIGEGAKGGSFKESLGVCSKQTLLVPLRYNESYSQPVYKPYLTLCAGRRICSTYRTTYRVAWREVRRDVQQTHVVCCQGWKKPHPGALTCEAICSKSCLNGGVCTGPDQCECAPGWGGKHCHVDVDECRASFTLCSHGCLNTLGSFKCSCPHPLVLGPDGRTCAGGPPESSTSASVLSVAVREAGSEEEEEEEEEEEERALRWEVAELRGRLERLEQWATQAGAWVRAVLPIPPEELRPEQVAELWGRGDRIESLSDQVLLLEERLGACESPASSQHSLLKPSCAVPVPRPLVYCWVTGGALLSGQGTPPDLSHFGSLLLTRCL
- the Egfl8 gene encoding epidermal growth factor-like protein 8 isoform X2, translating into MWGPPKAAEILPERHLTAEEVRKAGCIEPESEELVRGRLLCGTAPLHLLSLGGPPTSVSCCCRSCCSCSPGKQIASGGPRLGSQGERKSSIIACLQPSSERAMGPWAETCIFLRGLSFLLVLIGEGAKGGSFKESLGVCSKQTLLVPLRYNESYSQPVYKPYLTLCAGRRICSTYRTTYRVAWREVRRDVQQTHVVCCQGWKKPHPGALTCEAICSKSCLNGGVCTGPDQCECAPGWGGKHCHVDVDECRASFTLCSHGCLNTLGSFKCSCPHPLVLGPDGRTCAGGPPESSTSASVLSVAVREAGSEEEEEEEEEEEERALRWEVAELRGRLERLEQWATQAGAWVRAVLPIPPEELRPEQVAELWGRGDRIESLSDQVLLLEERLGACACEDNSLGPSLRG
- the Egfl8 gene encoding epidermal growth factor-like protein 8 isoform X3, whose amino-acid sequence is MGPWAETCIFLRGLSFLLVLIGEGAKGGSFKESLGVCSKQTLLVPLRYNESYSQPVYKPYLTLCAGRRICSTYRTTYRVAWREVRRDVQQTHVVCCQGWKKPHPGALTCEAICSKSCLNGGVCTGPDQCECAPGWGGKHCHVDVDECRASFTLCSHGCLNTLGSFKCSCPHPLVLGPDGRTCAGGPPESSTSASVLSVAVREAGSEEEEEEEEEEEERALRWEVAELRGRLERLEQWATQAGAWVRAVLPIPPEELRPEQVAELWGRGDRIESLSDQVLLLEERLGACESPASSQHSLLKPSCAVPVPRPLVYCWVTGGALLSGQGTPPDLSHFGSLLLTRCL